One Owenweeksia hongkongensis DSM 17368 genomic region harbors:
- the hemC gene encoding hydroxymethylbilane synthase gives MITNNLRIGTRDSKLAVWQAETVQRLLKNAGINSELVMVKSPADIDLITPLHQFGGVGIFTKILDDALFKNEIDIAVHSLKDYPTQSPEGLTIAAVLERGPSQDILVHKGDLSFLNNEKEGLIATGSIRRIAQWKSKFPKHQTTNLRGNVQTRLQKLADNNWNGAIFAKAGLERIDLLPEHFEVLDWMIPAPAQGTIGVGCRNEDQEIVDVLKTINHRETEIRATVERQFLRTVEGGCSAPVGAFSTIEGDKIHLTAGVFELDGSNKVVVNKTFKMEDYKNAGQLAAKEVLANGGKEIMQNIDHA, from the coding sequence TTGATCACCAACAATCTTCGTATAGGAACGCGCGATAGTAAACTTGCCGTTTGGCAAGCAGAGACTGTTCAGCGATTATTAAAAAATGCCGGCATCAATTCTGAGCTGGTAATGGTAAAATCTCCCGCAGACATAGATTTAATTACTCCTCTTCATCAGTTTGGAGGCGTGGGTATTTTCACTAAAATATTGGACGATGCTCTCTTTAAAAATGAGATTGACATTGCCGTACATTCACTAAAAGATTACCCCACACAATCTCCGGAAGGACTCACCATTGCTGCAGTTTTGGAGCGCGGCCCCTCACAGGATATTTTGGTACATAAAGGTGATTTGTCTTTTTTGAATAACGAAAAGGAAGGGCTTATTGCCACGGGGAGTATTCGAAGAATAGCCCAGTGGAAAAGTAAATTTCCAAAACACCAAACCACCAATTTGCGTGGCAACGTACAAACCCGATTGCAAAAACTAGCTGACAATAACTGGAATGGAGCTATTTTCGCGAAAGCTGGATTGGAGCGTATCGATTTATTACCTGAACATTTTGAGGTTTTAGATTGGATGATTCCCGCGCCAGCACAAGGTACAATTGGCGTTGGATGCAGAAATGAAGACCAGGAAATTGTAGATGTATTGAAAACTATCAATCATCGTGAAACTGAAATCCGTGCCACTGTAGAACGACAATTTTTGCGCACCGTAGAAGGTGGATGCTCCGCCCCTGTTGGAGCTTTCTCCACGATTGAGGGAGATAAAATTCACTTAACAGCCGGAGTTTTTGAACTTGATGGCAGCAATAAAGTTGTGGTAAACAAAACCTTCAAAATGGAAGACTACAAAAACGCAGGCCAGCTTGCCGCTAAAGAAGTACTTGCCAATGGAGGAAAAGAAATAATGCAAAACATTGACCATGCCTGA
- a CDS encoding uroporphyrinogen-III synthase produces the protein MPDKNGRPVVLSTRVLEDEFLQKLDDAGISVKQHDFIQVSHEFDKTTFREYLNNPDSQARIFTSKNAVFSLEKLLASETIEIQQKKNFTVGIRATEMLQELGVETNARAGNAISLAQIIARNKGVQSVDFFCGNKALDDLPEYLESKGIRVHKEIVYKTELVSQRLNTADVDAMIFLSPTAVYSFFKENNLNPKIPCFCIGATTSEAIHFRCNNPRIPSNEPNLESVIDKVIEHFGIQKFEDSKI, from the coding sequence ATGCCTGATAAAAATGGACGTCCCGTTGTGCTTTCTACCCGTGTGCTCGAAGATGAATTTCTTCAGAAGCTAGATGATGCGGGAATCTCTGTAAAACAACATGACTTCATTCAGGTTTCTCATGAGTTTGATAAAACCACTTTTCGGGAATATTTAAACAATCCCGATTCGCAGGCCCGCATTTTTACGAGCAAGAACGCTGTTTTTAGTTTAGAAAAATTGCTGGCCAGTGAGACTATTGAAATTCAGCAAAAGAAGAATTTTACCGTTGGAATTCGCGCCACTGAAATGCTACAAGAGCTTGGCGTAGAAACCAATGCCCGTGCTGGAAATGCCATTAGCTTGGCGCAAATAATTGCAAGAAACAAAGGCGTTCAATCTGTAGATTTCTTTTGTGGAAACAAAGCCTTGGATGACCTGCCAGAATATTTGGAAAGCAAGGGAATCCGCGTTCACAAAGAAATCGTTTATAAAACCGAGCTTGTTTCACAAAGGCTAAATACCGCAGATGTTGACGCTATGATTTTTCTATCGCCAACAGCCGTTTATAGTTTCTTTAAAGAAAACAACCTCAACCCAAAAATCCCTTGTTTTTGTATTGGAGCCACGACATCTGAAGCTATTCACTTTAGGTGTAACAATCCAAGAATTCCATCCAATGAGCCAAATCTTGAATCGGTAATCGACAAGGTGATTGAACATTTTGGAATTCAAAAATTTGAGGATTCAAAGATTTAA
- the hemA gene encoding glutamyl-tRNA reductase has product MKDFQVSKFSNFFLVGIDHTHASVDVRELFSLNEEKASHLIYDYKTLGGDGMMVVSTCNRTEIYAFANCPRDIIDLFCKHTQANLELFYRHQNIKQNREAIEHLFKVSSGMESKILGDFEIIGQIKKSFLFAKEQAAHNTFLERLVNSAVQTSKKVKNETQLSSGAASVAFAAVQKVKQHLSTLPAGAQPKVLLYGTGKIGRTACENLVNQTGLKDITLINRTEEKAERLADRFGVKHIDFSNLNEGLNAADIIIVATGALGATVIPEQFTEDKYRLILDLSVPRNVEVSLYENPNFEVVDVDALSAIADESIAKRKAEIPAAEAIINSMIDDFYIWLESRRVAPTLQAVRSKMESWKSKEVQTLLKKFPELNEEHADLLADQLLNRITGQFARQLKNGPDINNDLRTIHHIFEIEKK; this is encoded by the coding sequence ATGAAAGACTTCCAGGTAAGTAAATTTTCGAACTTCTTCTTAGTAGGAATAGATCACACCCATGCATCGGTAGATGTGAGGGAACTATTCTCACTAAATGAAGAAAAAGCCAGTCATCTGATTTATGACTACAAAACGCTTGGAGGTGATGGTATGATGGTGGTTTCCACTTGCAACCGTACCGAAATCTATGCTTTCGCAAATTGTCCTCGCGACATTATCGACCTGTTTTGCAAACATACACAGGCCAATCTTGAACTTTTTTATCGCCATCAAAATATTAAGCAAAACCGCGAAGCCATTGAGCACCTTTTTAAGGTAAGCTCTGGAATGGAGTCTAAGATTTTGGGTGATTTTGAAATTATTGGTCAAATTAAAAAGTCTTTCCTTTTTGCAAAAGAGCAAGCCGCGCACAATACCTTCCTTGAAAGATTGGTAAATAGCGCTGTTCAAACTTCTAAAAAGGTAAAGAATGAAACTCAGCTGAGCTCGGGAGCTGCTTCTGTAGCCTTTGCTGCTGTGCAAAAAGTAAAGCAACATTTATCTACTCTGCCGGCAGGTGCTCAACCTAAAGTTCTATTGTATGGAACCGGAAAAATAGGTCGCACGGCTTGTGAGAATTTGGTAAACCAGACTGGACTAAAAGACATCACCCTTATCAACCGTACGGAAGAAAAAGCGGAACGTCTTGCTGATAGATTTGGTGTAAAGCATATAGATTTTTCAAACTTGAACGAAGGCCTAAACGCGGCCGATATTATAATTGTAGCCACCGGTGCTCTTGGTGCTACAGTAATTCCTGAGCAATTTACCGAAGATAAGTATCGCCTTATTTTGGATTTGAGCGTACCTCGAAATGTTGAAGTTTCTCTTTATGAAAACCCAAACTTTGAGGTAGTGGATGTAGATGCTCTTTCAGCTATAGCTGATGAAAGCATTGCAAAAAGAAAAGCTGAAATCCCTGCAGCCGAGGCTATCATCAACAGTATGATTGATGACTTTTACATTTGGCTGGAAAGCCGTAGGGTTGCCCCTACCCTACAAGCTGTACGTAGCAAAATGGAAAGCTGGAAGAGTAAGGAGGTACAAACTTTACTTAAGAAGTTCCCGGAGCTAAATGAAGAGCATGCCGACCTATTGGCAGACCAACTACTAAACCGCATAACCGGCCAATTTGCCCGCCAGCTAAAAAATGGACCGGATATAAACAACGACCTTCGTACTATTCATCATATCTTTGAGATAGAAAAGAAATAG
- the hemF gene encoding oxygen-dependent coproporphyrinogen oxidase, with amino-acid sequence MKDQFTQYIRDLQDEICTALEKIDGKAKFVEDLWERPGGGGGRSRVLEKGNVFEKGGVSTSTVHGEMPEALKKNMKVEGDTFFACGISLVLHPENPFVPTVHANYRYFEMYNEAGERIDGWFGGGTDLTPYYLFEEDAIHFHKTQKETADRHGKDLYPKFKKQCDEYFRNSHRDESRGIGGTFFDYLKPDGQRTAEDWMAFDMDMGKSFLPGYLPIVEKRMNMPWTDEHRYWQELRRGRYVEFNLVHDRGTLFGLKTNGRTESILMSLPPRVRWDYNVEPKASTEEAKLVEILKNPKDWV; translated from the coding sequence ATGAAAGATCAATTCACCCAATACATACGCGACCTTCAAGATGAAATTTGCACAGCTCTTGAAAAAATTGACGGCAAGGCAAAGTTTGTAGAAGACCTGTGGGAAAGACCCGGTGGCGGAGGTGGCCGCTCAAGAGTATTGGAAAAAGGAAACGTTTTTGAAAAAGGCGGAGTGAGCACTTCTACCGTACACGGTGAAATGCCTGAGGCCCTGAAGAAAAACATGAAAGTGGAAGGTGATACTTTTTTTGCCTGTGGTATTTCATTGGTGCTTCATCCCGAAAATCCCTTTGTGCCAACCGTACACGCCAATTACCGATATTTTGAAATGTACAATGAAGCGGGTGAACGAATTGATGGCTGGTTTGGCGGAGGTACGGATTTAACTCCCTATTACCTTTTTGAGGAAGACGCTATTCATTTTCATAAAACTCAAAAAGAAACTGCCGACAGACACGGTAAAGATCTTTATCCAAAGTTTAAAAAACAGTGTGATGAATACTTTAGAAACTCACACAGAGATGAATCTCGAGGCATTGGAGGAACCTTTTTCGATTACCTAAAACCTGATGGCCAGCGTACTGCTGAAGATTGGATGGCTTTTGATATGGACATGGGAAAATCTTTTCTGCCGGGCTATTTACCCATTGTAGAAAAGCGCATGAACATGCCATGGACGGATGAGCATCGCTATTGGCAGGAGTTACGCAGAGGACGCTATGTTGAATTCAATCTAGTACACGACCGCGGAACTTTGTTTGGACTAAAAACCAATGGCCGTACCGAAAGTATTTTAATGAGTCTTCCGCCAAGGGTAAGATGGGATTACAATGTAGAACCGAAGGCTAGCACTGAAGAAGCCAAGCTTGTAGAGATATTAAAAAACCCGAAGGATTGGGTATAG
- the hemH gene encoding ferrochelatase, producing MSKKGILLVNLGSPDSPEVKDVKPYLDEFLMDERVIDKPYWLRSLLVRGIILKTRPKKSAEAYQSIWWDEGSPLIVLSERLLEQVRKNTDYPVELGMRYGNPSIEAGIQKLVDGNPDLEEFVMIPLYPHYAMSSYETVVVKAREVMEAKFPKLKMKVKNVFYDDPRYLEVLANSMKPYINKEYDHILFSYHGIPERHVQKTDVTNSHCLMVENCCSKDSPAQQTCYRHQVFDTTEGVVERLGIPKEKYSNSFQSRLGRDPWLQPFSDKVIKDLPGKGVKKLMVVCPAFVSDCLETIEEIGVEAREFFMENGGEEFTLIPCMNENDDWAKLVATWGEELL from the coding sequence ATGAGTAAAAAAGGAATTCTCTTGGTCAATCTTGGTTCACCGGATTCGCCAGAAGTAAAGGATGTAAAACCTTACTTAGATGAATTTTTGATGGACGAAAGAGTGATTGACAAACCTTATTGGTTGCGTTCACTTTTGGTGCGAGGCATCATTCTTAAAACCAGACCAAAGAAATCTGCTGAAGCTTATCAAAGTATTTGGTGGGATGAGGGTTCGCCTTTAATTGTGTTAAGTGAAAGGCTTTTGGAGCAAGTTCGTAAGAATACCGATTATCCTGTGGAGCTTGGTATGCGTTATGGAAATCCATCCATTGAAGCCGGTATCCAAAAGCTGGTAGATGGAAATCCTGATTTGGAGGAATTTGTGATGATTCCTTTATACCCGCATTATGCCATGAGTAGCTATGAAACCGTGGTGGTAAAAGCTAGGGAAGTGATGGAGGCTAAGTTTCCAAAACTTAAGATGAAGGTGAAAAACGTGTTTTATGATGACCCTCGCTATTTGGAAGTTTTGGCTAATTCGATGAAGCCATATATAAATAAGGAGTATGATCATATTCTGTTTAGTTATCATGGCATTCCGGAAAGGCATGTGCAAAAAACAGATGTTACCAATAGCCATTGCTTAATGGTGGAAAACTGCTGTTCTAAGGATTCACCCGCTCAGCAAACTTGCTATCGCCATCAAGTATTTGATACTACGGAAGGCGTGGTAGAAAGATTGGGAATCCCGAAGGAAAAGTACAGTAACAGTTTTCAAAGCCGCTTGGGTAGAGATCCTTGGTTACAGCCTTTTTCTGATAAAGTAATAAAGGACCTGCCTGGTAAAGGAGTGAAAAAGCTGATGGTGGTTTGTCCGGCTTTTGTTTCAGATTGCCTGGAGACCATTGAAGAAATAGGAGTGGAGGCTCGTGAGTTTTTTATGGAAAATGGAGGAGAGGAGTTTACTTTGATCCCCTGCATGAACGAAAACGATGACTGGGCTAAGCTCGTGGCAACTTGGGGAGAGGAGTTATTGTAA
- a CDS encoding globin family protein: MKMLSKFGVLLLVGSIGFMSSCKDDDKDDDMTPAPEPTLYEKVGGTEMVSDPANAGAMIEKGRLSFRAVVDSTIFVIAGDPALQPYFPVLLGEVQNGDLSGFAVLSKNLTDFFSVAAGAENYTYSGMNMVDAHDPSKNSRMAMKSDDAAFDAFVADVVTGAQQNNVPNEIIGEVGELLETLRGDIVQK, encoded by the coding sequence ATGAAAATGTTATCAAAATTTGGCGTACTACTATTGGTAGGCTCCATAGGATTTATGTCATCATGTAAGGATGACGACAAGGACGATGATATGACCCCAGCACCAGAACCAACTCTATATGAAAAAGTAGGAGGAACGGAAATGGTAAGCGACCCAGCCAATGCAGGAGCAATGATTGAAAAAGGTAGGTTGAGCTTTCGCGCAGTGGTAGATAGTACCATCTTCGTGATTGCGGGAGACCCAGCTTTGCAACCTTATTTCCCAGTACTTCTAGGCGAGGTGCAAAATGGAGATTTGAGTGGGTTTGCAGTTTTGAGTAAAAACCTAACAGACTTTTTCTCTGTAGCTGCTGGTGCTGAAAATTACACCTATAGTGGAATGAATATGGTAGATGCTCATGATCCTTCAAAAAACAGTCGGATGGCTATGAAGTCGGATGATGCTGCTTTTGATGCCTTTGTTGCTGATGTAGTTACAGGAGCTCAGCAAAATAATGTTCCCAATGAAATCATTGGCGAGGTTGGAGAGTTGCTTGAAACCCTTCGCGGTGATATAGTACAGAAATAG
- a CDS encoding helix-turn-helix domain-containing protein, translating into MELTFEIENSEKNTSKGKIENTRVGDGFFMVRVENHEDGPLRIKRDIDKSLIQFYFAVQGGAEFLFYNGNYKLKLEQEKSLLFYNPLVALPLDIEVRPGSKLVFLYITVENLHRMFVTGSEEIEFINKENIGKKFYADRPMSPVLMVTVNQLFSNNVNGPAKGVFEKAKAYEILALFLNKEEGKDVEQCPFLNDEENVERVRNAKKILIEKMTTPPSLKELSREVGLNEYRLKEGFKNIYGKTVFQFLNDYRLDIARQMLDKGNMKVNDAAYHIGYTNPSHFIAAFKKKFGVTPKKYLISNI; encoded by the coding sequence ATGGAGTTGACTTTTGAAATAGAAAATTCAGAAAAAAATACCTCAAAAGGTAAAATCGAAAATACCCGAGTAGGTGACGGCTTCTTTATGGTGCGGGTAGAAAACCATGAAGACGGGCCACTGCGCATAAAGCGGGACATAGATAAGAGCTTAATTCAGTTTTACTTTGCCGTACAAGGCGGTGCGGAATTTTTATTCTATAATGGAAATTATAAGCTTAAGCTGGAGCAGGAAAAGTCACTTTTGTTTTACAATCCGCTTGTAGCTCTTCCTTTAGATATTGAAGTTCGTCCCGGCTCAAAACTGGTGTTCCTATATATTACTGTTGAAAATCTGCACAGGATGTTTGTGACAGGTTCTGAGGAAATTGAATTTATCAATAAAGAAAACATTGGCAAGAAGTTTTATGCTGACCGCCCAATGTCTCCTGTGTTGATGGTTACGGTAAACCAACTTTTTAGTAATAACGTAAATGGCCCTGCGAAGGGGGTTTTTGAGAAAGCCAAAGCTTATGAGATTTTAGCTTTGTTTTTAAATAAAGAAGAAGGGAAAGATGTGGAGCAATGCCCATTCTTGAATGATGAGGAGAATGTGGAGCGCGTGCGAAATGCCAAGAAAATTTTGATTGAAAAAATGACGACTCCGCCTTCTCTTAAAGAACTTTCTCGTGAAGTTGGCCTTAATGAATATCGCCTAAAGGAAGGTTTTAAAAATATATATGGCAAAACGGTTTTTCAGTTTTTGAACGATTACCGATTGGATATAGCGCGACAAATGCTGGACAAAGGAAACATGAAGGTTAATGATGCGGCATATCATATCGGCTACACAAACCCGAGTCATTTTATAGCGGCCTTCAAAAAGAAATTTGGGGTAACCCCAAAAAAATATCTGATATCTAATATTTAG
- a CDS encoding T9SS type A sorting domain-containing protein: MKKIYTLFISIITFAASAQVMDVSVADCNNNASSIHAVLGTGKVLVVASDGLDCSICKSKAPGLQSWAAQNKTKIQVWGAMTFTYSNSTPTCTGVDSWVNSYGWTDIYTFVDANRHWFMSGTPRYTVYSPLDSSLAYQGFDENAALNTALQIAGNTTVGIDEVSQKDFYVSQSPGAVRLHNLPKGANTIQLVNLTGQVVKSINNVSEDGSYTLLTSNMNAGIYLVSAQNNKGFKAVRKVYVK, encoded by the coding sequence ATGAAAAAAATATACACTCTTTTTATTTCAATAATAACTTTTGCTGCATCGGCACAAGTGATGGATGTCTCCGTTGCAGATTGCAATAACAATGCAAGCTCGATTCATGCGGTTTTGGGCACTGGTAAAGTTTTGGTGGTGGCCTCTGATGGTTTGGATTGTTCTATCTGCAAGAGTAAAGCACCGGGCTTACAAAGTTGGGCGGCTCAAAACAAAACTAAAATTCAAGTTTGGGGGGCAATGACATTTACCTACAGTAATAGTACACCGACTTGCACTGGTGTGGATAGTTGGGTAAACAGCTATGGCTGGACGGATATTTATACGTTTGTGGATGCAAATAGACATTGGTTTATGTCAGGAACTCCTCGTTATACGGTGTATAGCCCATTGGATAGTTCATTGGCATATCAGGGTTTCGATGAAAATGCAGCTTTGAACACCGCCTTACAAATAGCCGGAAATACCACAGTAGGGATTGACGAGGTATCTCAAAAGGACTTTTATGTTTCGCAAAGCCCAGGAGCCGTTAGGCTTCATAATTTGCCAAAAGGTGCAAATACCATTCAATTGGTGAATTTGACAGGGCAGGTGGTGAAATCTATTAACAATGTTTCTGAGGACGGTAGTTATACACTGCTTACCTCAAATATGAATGCAGGAATTTATTTGGTAAGCGCACAAAATAATAAGGGCTTTAAAGCCGTTAGAAAAGTATACGTAAAGTGA
- the typA gene encoding translational GTPase TypA translates to MKLRNIAIIAHVDHGKTTLVDKMLLAGKLFDDHETPGELIMDNNDIERERGITILAKNVSVKYKDYKINILDTPGHSDFGGEVERVLNMADGVVLLVDAFEGPMPQTRFVLSKAIELGLKPVVVINKVDKPNCTPDEVHEMVFDLMFNLEATEDQLDFQTAYGSAKNGWMSDDWKNETTDITYLLDTIIENIPAPEHRDGTPQLLITSLDYSSFVGRIAIGRVHRGVLKANQQVTLVKRDGTKVKSRIKELFVFEGFGKVKVDEVSSGEICAITGIEGFEIGDSIADLENPEALPTIKIDEPTMSMTFTINDSPFFGKEGKFVTSRHIKDRLAKETEKNLALRVEETDSADTFRVFGRGVLHLSVLIETMRREGYELQIGQPQVIIKEVDGVKMEPVEELSIDLPDEVSGKAIEAITLRKGNMLQMVPKGDHMHLEFEVPSRGIIGLRNYLLTATAGEAIMSHRFKEFQPYKGEIPGRQNGSLIALETGTAIPFSLNNLQDRGKFFIPPNDDVYEGQVIGENNRAGDLVVNVTKAKKMSNMRSSGADDKVRIAPPIVFSLEEALEYIQGDEYVEVTPKSIRLRKIFLKEHERKRSGK, encoded by the coding sequence ATGAAATTAAGAAACATTGCCATCATTGCGCACGTAGACCACGGTAAGACTACCTTGGTAGATAAAATGCTATTGGCAGGCAAATTATTTGATGATCATGAAACTCCTGGCGAGCTTATCATGGACAATAATGATATTGAGCGCGAAAGAGGGATTACCATTCTTGCCAAAAACGTTTCAGTAAAATACAAGGATTACAAAATCAATATTCTTGACACCCCCGGTCACAGTGACTTTGGTGGAGAGGTAGAGCGTGTTCTAAACATGGCTGATGGTGTAGTTCTTTTGGTAGATGCTTTTGAAGGACCGATGCCTCAAACTCGCTTTGTATTGTCAAAGGCAATTGAGCTTGGATTGAAGCCTGTTGTAGTTATTAATAAAGTAGATAAGCCAAACTGTACTCCTGATGAAGTGCATGAAATGGTGTTTGATCTAATGTTTAACCTTGAGGCGACTGAAGATCAACTTGATTTTCAAACTGCTTATGGTAGTGCCAAAAATGGCTGGATGAGTGATGATTGGAAAAATGAAACTACAGATATCACCTATCTTTTAGATACAATCATTGAAAATATTCCGGCTCCTGAACACCGTGATGGAACTCCTCAGTTGCTAATTACCAGCTTAGATTACTCGTCATTTGTTGGCCGTATTGCTATTGGCCGAGTACACCGTGGTGTGCTTAAGGCTAATCAACAAGTTACCCTGGTTAAGCGTGATGGCACTAAAGTGAAGTCTCGTATTAAAGAACTTTTCGTATTTGAAGGGTTTGGAAAAGTAAAAGTTGATGAGGTATCAAGTGGAGAAATCTGTGCGATTACCGGTATCGAAGGTTTCGAAATTGGAGATTCAATCGCTGATCTTGAAAACCCCGAAGCTCTTCCTACCATCAAAATTGATGAGCCTACAATGAGCATGACTTTTACCATCAACGATTCTCCGTTTTTTGGTAAAGAAGGAAAGTTTGTAACCTCCCGCCATATCAAAGATCGTTTGGCTAAGGAAACTGAAAAGAACCTTGCCCTTCGTGTGGAAGAAACTGATTCTGCAGATACATTTAGAGTATTTGGACGTGGTGTACTTCACCTTTCGGTTTTGATCGAAACTATGCGTAGAGAAGGGTACGAACTTCAGATTGGTCAGCCACAAGTTATCATCAAAGAAGTTGATGGTGTAAAAATGGAGCCGGTAGAAGAGTTGAGCATCGACCTTCCGGATGAGGTAAGTGGAAAAGCTATTGAAGCCATCACTTTACGTAAAGGAAATATGTTGCAAATGGTGCCTAAGGGTGATCATATGCACCTTGAGTTTGAAGTGCCTTCTAGAGGTATCATCGGCTTGAGAAACTACTTGCTTACTGCTACTGCCGGTGAAGCTATTATGTCTCACCGCTTTAAAGAATTCCAGCCTTACAAAGGGGAAATTCCAGGAAGACAAAACGGATCATTGATCGCATTGGAAACGGGTACTGCAATTCCATTTTCATTGAACAACCTACAGGATAGAGGTAAATTCTTTATTCCACCAAATGATGATGTTTATGAAGGTCAGGTGATTGGTGAAAACAACCGTGCCGGTGATCTTGTAGTAAATGTTACCAAAGCTAAGAAGATGTCTAACATGAGGTCTTCGGGTGCTGATGATAAAGTGCGTATCGCTCCTCCAATCGTATTCTCACTAGAAGAAGCTTTGGAATATATTCAGGGTGATGAGTATGTTGAAGTAACACCAAAATCTATTCGCTTGCGTAAAATCTTTTTGAAAGAACACGAACGTAAGAGATCGGGTAAGTAA
- the hemE gene encoding uroporphyrinogen decarboxylase — MSTLKNDLFLKALAGEKVNRPPVWMMRQAGRYLPDFMKLKAKYSFFDRVETPELASEITVMPIHQVGVDAAILFSDILVIPQALEVEVQMVPGKGPYIPNPIRTMEQVQAIPDIDVKDRLSYVYQAIDMTKDALANEVPLIGFAGSPWTILCYMVEGQGSKTFDKAKEFCYSQPEAAHLLLQKITDATIAYLKEKRAHGCDAIQVFDSWGGLLSPNDYETFSLQYIRQIVDALHTEVPVIVFGKGCWFALEQMSQMPVSALGVDWTISPQMAREFTKFNTTLQGNFDPARLLSPIPEIERLAKQMVDDFGTYKYIANLGHGILPNVDADHARAFVNAIKSY, encoded by the coding sequence ATGAGCACATTAAAAAATGATCTGTTCCTAAAGGCACTTGCCGGAGAAAAAGTAAACCGTCCACCTGTATGGATGATGCGCCAGGCAGGTCGCTACCTTCCTGATTTCATGAAATTAAAAGCTAAGTACAGCTTTTTTGACCGTGTAGAAACTCCTGAACTGGCCTCAGAAATTACCGTGATGCCTATTCATCAGGTAGGCGTTGATGCTGCCATTTTATTTTCAGATATTTTGGTGATCCCCCAAGCGCTGGAGGTAGAGGTGCAAATGGTTCCCGGAAAAGGACCTTACATCCCCAACCCCATCCGCACGATGGAGCAGGTTCAGGCTATTCCGGATATTGATGTGAAAGACCGCTTGAGCTATGTGTATCAGGCTATCGATATGACAAAAGATGCTTTGGCAAATGAAGTTCCACTTATCGGTTTTGCCGGTTCGCCATGGACTATTCTTTGCTACATGGTAGAGGGTCAGGGAAGTAAAACTTTTGATAAAGCAAAGGAATTTTGCTACTCACAACCTGAGGCTGCACACTTGCTTTTGCAAAAAATCACTGATGCAACTATTGCTTATTTGAAAGAAAAAAGAGCGCATGGTTGCGATGCTATTCAGGTTTTTGACAGCTGGGGAGGATTGCTTTCACCAAATGATTATGAAACTTTTTCGCTGCAATATATCCGCCAGATTGTAGATGCACTGCACACTGAAGTTCCCGTGATCGTATTCGGAAAAGGATGCTGGTTTGCCTTAGAGCAAATGTCGCAAATGCCGGTTTCTGCCCTTGGTGTAGATTGGACAATTTCCCCACAAATGGCACGTGAATTCACCAAGTTCAACACCACCCTTCAAGGAAACTTTGACCCAGCCAGATTGCTAAGTCCTATTCCTGAAATAGAAAGACTTGCCAAGCAAATGGTTGACGATTTTGGAACCTATAAATACATTGCCAACCTTGGACATGGTATTTTACCAAATGTGGATGCCGATCATGCAAGGGCTTTTGTGAATGCAATTAAGAGCTACTAA